In Mytilus edulis chromosome 6, xbMytEdul2.2, whole genome shotgun sequence, the following proteins share a genomic window:
- the LOC139527641 gene encoding zinc finger protein 271-like, with amino-acid sequence MEKQTENLLIEIKTEPSDNYNENKNENCNIGHNSSHGNNDNCQPEGTLLTVRVPNIKTGTKLEDAVEGSSFRISGRASFLYQKSTGDLNLDICGKVKDTKKSSNEIESPKYIENTGKVKMISSEQKEIFIDHVEKEIKADMPQSDTDFQRSSEASGIDNPNVNSRALLQYGSDLTETKIKRLDEIISEVRQNLELDPKFPKDQVPKASKLSIEIKSSSNQSLDESGSSDDEKSEKYSNLKNIMEKMTKESLPRKPGKKGSIWSDDVFGQPGENRYICPSCGKGFFYMSHLRKHSMIHSEVKLFTCPTCGKGFNQKSNLRTHLRTHADEKMFTCNQCDKGFNHNASLQIHMRTHTGEKPFVCSVCNKGFSRKNTLKIHETTHTPDKPYVCTTCGKTFGRRYVLQRHVLIHEGEKPHICERCGRGFSQSGDLQKHIRTHTGEKPYVCTICERGFAQNGDLTKHMKTHVGDNPHVCSVCKRGFDKLNEMLEHKESHSDQLFFACTRCGKEFSQIKELKSHRLSQACKTFEDTVIVDDDEVDHDSDKDTDETLKGQIGDNYTSITQTSNEKLLFACVKCGKEFSQMEDIQAHKMSQECNPDMSPIHVTHKSSCEELDDGINQEPVDIIDTSSSTSDNSIDMIGNYEKNDDNNDPQNSVKKENNSSLCEEKENVCATCGMKFTELSMLQDHLKLHSELEKLTSSYVTESEEQSNTDEAEKPFKCHLCEKSYQGKSSLQAHIRSHTGERPFSCETCGKSFRLKRDLHRHDQSHSGDRPFACTECSKRFRWNWDLQKHMRIHSGEKPFSCTICGKYFRQNSTLQAHIRTHTGEKPYTCTTCSRGFSQSSDLTKHMRTHTGEKAFFCEMCDKSFSLRHNLQKHMQKHNKYRHLYRSDAQELEKTIEKEEQVD; translated from the exons ATGGAAAAGCAAACAGAAAATCTGCTGATTGAAATAAAAACTGAGCCGTCAGATAACTATAATgagaacaaaaatgaaaactgTAATATTGGTCACAACAGCAGTCATGGCAATAATGATAATTGTCAACCTGAAGGAACACTACTGACTGTACGTGTCCCCAACATAAAAACAGGAACAAAACTAGAGGATGCAGTAGAAGGCAGTTCATTCAGAATAAGTGGTAGAGCTTCATTTTTGTATCAGAAATCAACAGGAGATCTAAATTTAGATATATGTGGGAAAgtaaaagatacaaaaaagtcatcaaatgaaatagaaagtCCAAAGTATATAGAGAATACTGGAAAAGTTAAAATGATATCGTCAGAACAGAAGGAAATTTTTATAGATCATGTTGAAAAAG AAATAAAGGCTGACATGCCTCAAAGTGATACAGATTTTCAAAGATCAAGTGAGGCTTCAGGGATAGACAATCCAAATGTTAACTCAAGGGCTTTGCTGCAATATGGATCTGATTTAACagaaacaaaaatcaaaagactAGATGAAATAATTTCAGAAGTACGTCAAAATCTTGAACTTGATCCAAAATTTCCAAAAGACCAAGTGCCAAAAGCTTCAAAACTAAGTATTGAGATTAAGTCTAGTTCTAATCAAAGTTTAGATGAAAGTGGTTCCTCTGATGACGAAAAGAGTGAAAagtattcaaatttgaaaaatatcatgGAGAAAATGACAAAAGAAAGCCTTCCCAGAAAACCTGGAAAGAAAGGTTCTATTTGGAGTGATGATGTGTTTGGACAACCAGGAGAAAATCGCTATATTTGTCCTTCTTGTGGAAAAGGATTTTTTTACATGAGCCACTTGAGAAAACATAGCATGATCCATTCAGAGGTGAAACTGTTTACATGCCCAACATGTGGCAAAGGCTTTAACCAGAAATCTAATTTAAGGACACATTTGAGAACACATGCAGATGAAAAAATGTTTACATGTAATCAATGTGATAAAGGCTTCAATCACAATGCATCTCTACAGATTCatatgagaacacatactggcGAAAAACCTTTTGTTTGTAGTGTATGCAATAAAGGATTTAGTCGAAAAAACACTCTTAAAATACATGAGACCACACATACACCTGACAAACCTTATGTATGTACTACATGTGGTAAAACATTTGGGAGACGTTATGTCTTGCAGAGGCATGTACTAATACATGAGGGAGAAAAACCTCACATATGTGAAAGATGTGGACGTGGATTCAGTCAGAGTGGAGATTTACAGAAACATATTAGAACACACACGGGAGAGAAACCATATGTATGTACCATATGTGAAAGAGGATTTGCACAAAATGGGGATTTGACAAAGCACATGAAAACACATGTAGGAGATAACCCTCATGTTTGTTCTGTTTGCAAAAGAGGATTTGATAAGCTTAATGAAATGCTAGAACATAAAGAAAGTCATTCTGACCAATTATTTTTTGCTTGTACTAGGTGTGGCAAGGAATTTAGTCAAATCAAAGAACTAAAAAGTCATAGATTATCACAGGCATGCAAGACATTTGAAGATACAGTTATAGTTGATGATGATGAAGTTGATCATGATAGTGATAAAGATACAGACGAAACATTAAAAGGACAAATTGGTGATAATTATACCAGTATCACACAAACCTCAAATGAAAAATTGTTGTTTGCTTGTGTTAAGTGTGGCAAAGAGTTCAGTCAAATGGAAGACATTCAGGcacacaaaatgtcacaagaatGCAATCCTGATATGTCACCCATACATGTAACTCATAAGAGCAGCTGTGAAGAACTTGATGATGGAATAAATCAAGAACCTGTTGATATAATAGATACGTCAAGTAGTACATCAGATAATTCAATTGACATGATTggcaattatgaaaaaaatgatgaTAATAATGATCCTCAGAATTctgtgaaaaaagaaaataactctTCATTATGTGAAGAAAAGGAAAATGTTTGTGCTACTTGTGGAATGAAATTTACTGAGCTATCAATGTTACAAGATCATTTGAAGCTACATTCTGAGCTGGAAAAGTTAACAAGTTCATATGTAACTGAATCAGAAGAACAGTCTAATACAGATGAAGCTGAAAAGCCATTTAAATGCCATTTATGTGAGAAGTCTTATCAGGGGAAAAGTTCTCTTCAGGCACATATCAGATCCCATACAGGAGAAAGACCCTTCTCTTGTGAGACATGTGGCAAAAGTTTTCGACTAAAGAGAGATTTACATCGACATGACCAGTCACACAGTGGTGATCGCCCATTTGCATGTACAGAATGCAGCAAAAGATTCCGCTGGAACTGGGACCTACAAAAACATATGCGAATACATAGTGGTGAAAAACCGTTCTCATGTACAATTTGTGGCAAATATTTTAGACAAAATAGTACACTCCAGGCACATATAAGGACTCATACTGGAGAAAAACCCTACACATGTACTACATGCAGCAGAGGTTTCAGTCAAAGTTCAGACTTAACCAAGCACATGAGAACTCATACTGGTGAAAAAGCCTTTTTTTGTGAAATGTGTGACAAATCATTCAGCTTAAGACACAATTTGCAGAAACATATGCAAAAACACAACAAGTATAGACACCTATATAGATCAGATGCACAGGAGCTTGAGAAGACAATTGAAAAAGAAGAACAAGTTGATTAA